In the Sporolituus thermophilus DSM 23256 genome, CAAGAGGAGAGCGTCAAAATTTTGCGCCGTCTGTGACTTTCCCAAACCGACTTGACCAAACACGGAGCCGCGATGATTGGCTAAGGATTCTAAATCAATAACCGGAACTTGTTTTTCGGCAAGTTTGCCTAATAAGGCAGTCTTGCCCACTCCGGTTGAACCACAGATAACAATGATTTCCGGCCGTAATTCAAATGTTCGCAACCTATCAAGGACAAAGCGGCGGTAAGCCTTATACCCGCCAATTAATTGATAAGCTGTTATTCCCATCAAATCAAGAACGGTCACCACAGATTTGGATCGCATCCCGCCGCGCCAACAATATATGATGATCGAGTACCCTGTTTGATAAAAAGACCGGATTTGGTTGACAAGCTCAGGAAGTTTGCTTGATACAATGGCTAATCCCCGCTGCTTAGCCTCAATAACACCCACTTGCTTATATATTGTCCCCACTTCCGCCCGTTCATGGTCATTAAATAGCGGAATATTAATCGCTCCGGGTATATGTCCTTCTTCGTATTCGCCTGGTGACCGCATGTCAATAAATAAAGGTTTCTCTATTTTTAAAGCGTCTTCAAGCGCAATGACTTTATGCAAAAGAATCACCACATTACATAGAATTCTGGTACTATTCTTCCCCGTAAAAAATGGAACAAAACTTGTAAGCAAATGTTTCTGCGGCCGGCTATTCCTGCTTAAAATAGCGAGCATATACCTGGTCGGAGGTCATAAGAATTTCCCGAGGTTTACTGCCTAAATTAGGCCCGACAATTTTCATTTCCTCCATTGTATCAATGAGCCGCGCTGCTCTGGTATAGCCAATCCGGAATTTACGCTGCAACATAGACGCAGACGCCTGACCGGTTTCCAGCACCATACGGATGGCATCCTCAAGGAGTTCGTCTTGATATTTTTCCCGCTCATCCTTATCTTGAACATCGCCGGCAGTCGTTACCCCTTCCGTGTATTCCGGCTCGGCTTGTTTCTTGATATAGGAAACAAGTTCTTCCACTTCACTGTCC is a window encoding:
- the mnmH gene encoding tRNA 2-selenouridine(34) synthase MnmH, whose protein sequence is MILLHKVIALEDALKIEKPLFIDMRSPGEYEEGHIPGAINIPLFNDHERAEVGTIYKQVGVIEAKQRGLAIVSSKLPELVNQIRSFYQTGYSIIIYCWRGGMRSKSVVTVLDLMGITAYQLIGGYKAYRRFVLDRLRTFELRPEIIVICGSTGVGKTALLGKLAEKQVPVIDLESLANHRGSVFGQVGLGKSQTAQNFDALLLQELQRLSEKRYIVVECESKRIGNVYLPDVLYQAMRRGKKILVQADLETRVSRLIAEYVDVYRNNTEALLVSLKALAKRLGTRKVTALSDKLLRGEVRDVVRILLTDYYDPLYGYETANPDHFDLVVDANNLDQAACQIVEYLEQRR